The following are encoded in a window of Bos indicus isolate NIAB-ARS_2022 breed Sahiwal x Tharparkar chromosome 7, NIAB-ARS_B.indTharparkar_mat_pri_1.0, whole genome shotgun sequence genomic DNA:
- the LOC109561220 gene encoding histone H2B type 1-C/E/F/G/I-like codes for MPEPAKSAPAPKKGSKKAVTKAQKKDGKKRKSSRKESYWVYVYKVLKQVHPDTGISSKAMGIMSSFVKDIFKRIAGEASRLAHYNKRSTITSREIQTAVRLLLPGELAKHAVSEGTKAVTKYTSSK; via the coding sequence ATGCCTGAACCGGCTAAGTCTGCTCCTGCCCCTAAAAAGGGCTctaaaaaagctgtgaccaaggcccagaagaaggaTGGCAAGAAGCGCAAGAGCAGCCGCAAGGAGAGCTACTGGGTGTATGtgtacaaggtgctgaagcaagTCCATCCGGACACTGGCATCTCGTCCAAGGCCATGGGAATCATGAGCTCCTTTGTCAAGGACATTTTCAAGCGCATAGCTGGTGAGGCATCACGCCTGGCGCATTACAACAAGCGCTCGactatcacatccagggagatccagaccgctgtgcgcttgctgctacctggggagctggccaagcacgccgtgtccgagggcactaaggctgtcaccaagtataccagctccaagtaa